The following nucleotide sequence is from Pedobacter sp. PACM 27299.
TTACTCTGATCAGCTCCATACTGCTGTAACAAAGCCTGACTCTTCAAATCGAGGTCAATCAGCGGAACTGCTGCTGATTTTGCCAATTCTCTAACCAGATCAGCATACACCTGATGCGTTTCTTTAACTTTTCCATCCGTATCAAAACTTCTTCTGGCTACAGGTGTGATTAATACTGGTATAGCGCCTTTCGCCCGACTCTCCTGAACAAACTTCGATAGGTTCTTTACAAAATCTATTTCTGATGTATAGCTGGCCTTAGTTTTCACTTCATCATTATGTCCGAACTGAATCAACACATAATCACCTTTTTGGAGTTCCGAAACCACCGGTGCCCATAAATTTTCTGAAATAAAGGTTTTGGTACTTCTGCCATTCTTCGCCCGATTATCAACCAGAACTTTTTTGCTAAAGAAATTAGCAAAAGGCATCCCCCAGCCTGTTTCAGGGAAGGCGCTTGCTGATTTAACAGCAAGCGTGGAATCCCCAATCAGGTATATGGTCAGTTTTTTCGAAGCCGGAATAAAGGATACCATTCCTAAAGCCAAACAAATAAAAGCAGCCTGCCATTTATATTTTTTCATCATCATCAATTAAAACGTCCATCTTGGATCACCCAATGGCCCTCCACTTGTACTGCTCGTCCATAATAATGATCCTGCAGGTAAACTAAATTTAACCGTTGCTGCAGACCATCCCGGATCAACCGTTTGTCCCTGCGTAGATGCACCCGGCAAAGGCAATGCGGTTCCACCTATCGCTGTTTTCAGGTTAAAGGTATTGTTATTGGTAAAGGATATAGAGGAAGATCCCGCAGTACTATTGATCACTCCTAATACTACACCTGAGCGCGGTCCGTTGGCAAGAATCGAATTCCTGAAAGTAAAGTTTACTGGATTTGCTGCTGCATTGATCAATAGATAATTGCTGTTAAAGCCAATGTTATTGATGGTACAGCTGCGAATAGTAATCTCAGCAGGTGTACCAGGCATCACGGTTCTACAACTCACCACACCTGGCGAACTGTTGAAGATGGTACTATTGGCTATCGTTAGTGACTTATACGCTAACTTATCCATATGGAAAAGGTAGTAGTTTGCACCAGAAATGTCATAGATCAGACAATTATTAAAGGCAAGATCTTCCATTGTAAACAGACTGTCTCGATCACACCTTACAATTCCGGTACTGATGCCATGAATCCAGCTATTCGTTGCCCTTACAGTTTTGAAGGCTGCAGCGGCAGCATTTGAACTCGCACTGGTCAGATCGCAGAAATAAGTCGCGGTATAAGCCGTTCCATCAAAGTTAATCCCAGTAACTGCTAAGCCTGCTCCAGTACCAAATAATGCAAATCCTTTAAAGTTTACTTTTACCAATTCCGGATTGTCATTTACTGATCTCAAATTAATCA
It contains:
- a CDS encoding DUF4957 domain-containing protein translates to MKRNIITACHCLIMASLFFCISSCKKDEQTTEAARIFKVSAVKVVVSENSAKLTWAAPLFTGSNQYNYTVDFSTDSLFSTTDFSAKTDTTGYTVKEGDLKLRLKYFARVKANATASQPESKYIVTNGGFKIVGTQLFRDDLTVARESSVTLYFSTVPEGSKIVITPETGPAITTVLSSGDIANKKVTIAGLSNSTKYTAELFSGTKSNGYTTFSTTAVIVYTVKVNPGDNLASIIANAGDNAVIGLENGTYELPAVITLSGKMINLRSVNDNPELVKVNFKGFALFGTGAGLAVTGINFDGTAYTATYFCDLTSASSNAAAAAFKTVRATNSWIHGISTGIVRCDRDSLFTMEDLAFNNCLIYDISGANYYLFHMDKLAYKSLTIANSTIFNSSPGVVSCRTVMPGTPAEITIRSCTINNIGFNSNYLLINAAANPVNFTFRNSILANGPRSGVVLGVINSTAGSSSISFTNNNTFNLKTAIGGTALPLPGASTQGQTVDPGWSAATVKFSLPAGSLLWTSSTSGGPLGDPRWTF
- a CDS encoding rhamnogalacturonan acetylesterase, which produces MMMKKYKWQAAFICLALGMVSFIPASKKLTIYLIGDSTLAVKSASAFPETGWGMPFANFFSKKVLVDNRAKNGRSTKTFISENLWAPVVSELQKGDYVLIQFGHNDEVKTKASYTSEIDFVKNLSKFVQESRAKGAIPVLITPVARRSFDTDGKVKETHQVYADLVRELAKSAAVPLIDLDLKSQALLQQYGADQSKLLFNHLEPGEHPNYPDGKKDDTHFNELGAREMAQLVLKEMRALNLPVLSYLVK